The following coding sequences lie in one Candidatus Neomarinimicrobiota bacterium genomic window:
- a CDS encoding transglutaminase, whose product MKKVLLCGLILTRLLFSYTGEVEESIKTPGNSPTGLAYDGKNLWLADRGLNKIFCINTITGKVIKEIPSPSYWPMGLAWDGKYLWNADWKTGKIYMIDTKSGIVKRAIDTPTPSPRGLAWDGKYLWLADNAEDKIIKISPSDGTTIVEFDAPASDPRGLTYDGKYLWIADRIQDEIYMMSPDNGEVLIVFDAPGPFARGLAFDGNSIWVADYQNDYIYKLKIRDGIKFIREDQRESIVTFTHLIRNFGPGRILKAEVHIALPKDRDNQELVSENEYITEPKDFVTDQWGQKTAYYLYTNINPNEVVKSIIKYHVKVYAVRYFIYPDEVGTLKDIPKEIKKKYTVDNDKYQINHPVIKKALNKAVGDEQNVYWIIRKIYRYVLDHMYYELSGGWNTAPTVLSRGNGSCSEYSFVFISLCRSAGVPARYVGSVVVRGDDASMDDVFHRWVEVYMPGYGWIPIDPSGGDKPSPREQALGFGYLQNRFLITTESGGNSTTLSWYYNSNEFIETEPNTHYEVETIAEWEPVFK is encoded by the coding sequence ATGAAGAAAGTTTTATTATGTGGTTTAATATTAACTCGGTTGTTATTTTCATATACTGGTGAGGTTGAAGAAAGTATAAAAACACCAGGAAATTCTCCAACAGGACTCGCCTATGATGGAAAAAATCTATGGCTCGCTGATAGAGGTTTGAATAAAATATTTTGTATTAATACCATAACAGGTAAAGTTATCAAAGAAATCCCATCCCCGTCCTATTGGCCTATGGGTCTTGCATGGGATGGGAAATATCTTTGGAATGCAGACTGGAAAACTGGGAAAATATACATGATAGATACAAAGAGTGGTATAGTCAAAAGGGCAATCGATACTCCAACACCAAGCCCACGCGGTCTGGCATGGGACGGTAAATACCTATGGCTTGCAGACAACGCAGAAGATAAGATAATTAAAATAAGTCCATCTGATGGTACCACAATTGTCGAATTTGATGCACCCGCAAGTGACCCAAGAGGACTTACATACGATGGGAAATACCTCTGGATCGCGGATAGAATTCAGGACGAGATTTACATGATGAGTCCAGATAATGGTGAAGTTTTAATTGTCTTTGATGCTCCTGGACCATTCGCAAGAGGTCTTGCATTTGATGGTAATTCCATATGGGTAGCTGACTACCAGAACGACTATATATACAAATTAAAAATAAGAGACGGTATAAAGTTCATTAGAGAGGACCAGAGAGAATCCATAGTTACTTTTACGCACTTAATAAGAAATTTTGGTCCTGGAAGAATCCTGAAAGCTGAGGTACATATCGCCCTCCCAAAAGATAGGGATAATCAGGAATTGGTAAGCGAAAATGAATACATAACAGAGCCAAAGGACTTCGTTACTGATCAATGGGGACAAAAAACCGCATACTATTTATATACAAACATAAATCCAAATGAAGTAGTAAAATCAATTATAAAATACCATGTTAAGGTATATGCGGTAAGATATTTCATATATCCTGATGAAGTTGGTACATTAAAAGATATTCCAAAAGAAATAAAAAAGAAATATACGGTAGACAATGACAAATATCAGATAAATCATCCTGTTATAAAAAAAGCATTAAATAAAGCTGTTGGCGATGAGCAAAACGTTTACTGGATAATAAGAAAAATATACAGGTATGTACTGGATCACATGTATTATGAACTTTCTGGAGGATGGAATACTGCCCCTACTGTCCTTAGTAGGGGAAATGGTTCATGTAGTGAATACAGTTTTGTATTCATTTCACTTTGTCGCTCTGCTGGTGTACCCGCAAGATATGTCGGTTCTGTCGTGGTAAGGGGAGATGATGCAAGCATGGATGATGTATTCCATAGATGGGTTGAAGTATATATGCCTGGCTATGGATGGATCCCGATAGACCCATCTGGTGGAGACAAACCATCGCCAAGAGAGCAGGCGCTCGGTTTCGGGTATCTTCAAAATAGATTCCTTATAACAACAGAAAGTGGAGGAAACTCTACCACTCTAAGCTGGTATTATAATTCCAACGAGTTTATCGAAACCGAACCAAATACTCATTACGAGGTCGAAACAATTGCCGAATGGGAGCCTGTCTTTAAGTAG
- the cas6 gene encoding CRISPR-associated endoribonuclease Cas6 yields MRFKLLLKPKENKIIIPFNHNRYIIAYLYGIFKMLQKEIKQKNETGLLPVIMKNLKYFTFSRIMIPLRKRIGSGFLMKCNKVHFFTSLMIPENFVERILNFFKSSIFYLGHPSRSFIVDEINVINEPNFENFMKFRTLSPIKVSEKIRKSWGVKYLLPGDNSLKKRIRENIVARYKKIFGHEPEDKTFEFDIDKEYLESIGGVEKITRLITIKNWRNKELKIKAFDAHFTLRGNPELIKLAYITGIGESNHLGFGMIQQI; encoded by the coding sequence ATGAGATTTAAGTTACTTTTAAAGCCAAAAGAAAATAAAATAATCATCCCGTTTAATCACAACAGGTATATAATAGCGTATTTATACGGTATTTTTAAAATGTTACAGAAAGAAATAAAACAGAAAAATGAAACTGGATTACTGCCAGTTATTATGAAAAACCTTAAATACTTCACCTTTTCAAGAATCATGATCCCATTGAGAAAAAGAATAGGCTCAGGATTTTTGATGAAATGTAACAAAGTTCATTTTTTTACATCCCTAATGATACCTGAAAACTTTGTTGAAAGGATATTAAATTTTTTCAAGTCATCCATTTTTTATCTCGGGCATCCATCGCGGTCATTTATTGTGGATGAAATAAACGTAATTAATGAACCAAATTTTGAAAATTTCATGAAATTCAGGACATTGTCACCCATTAAAGTCTCTGAGAAAATTAGAAAATCATGGGGTGTAAAATACCTCTTACCTGGAGACAACAGCTTGAAGAAAAGAATTAGGGAAAACATAGTTGCAAGGTACAAAAAAATATTTGGACATGAACCAGAAGATAAAACCTTTGAATTTGATATTGATAAAGAATATTTAGAATCAATTGGTGGAGTAGAAAAGATAACAAGACTAATAACAATAAAAAACTGGCGTAATAAAGAATTAAAGATAAAAGCATTCGATGCACATTTTACGCTACGAGGCAACCCTGAGTTAATTAAACTTGCATATATAACAGGAATTGGTGAAAGTAATCATCTCGGCTTTGGAATGATCCAGCAGATATAA
- a CDS encoding type II 3-dehydroquinate dehydratase, whose product MKILVIHGPNTPLIGKITAGTDKRLTLDKIDKSLRSRSKELELEIKILQYYNESKIVKIISQNRNSVNGILINPTSLSLTCYSIREIISITKIPTVEVILKEFPFSNEYYKKSVLKEVVSDRIYDSGIYAYIKGLNSIYKIIISKK is encoded by the coding sequence ATGAAGATACTGGTAATTCACGGACCAAACACTCCACTTATTGGCAAAATAACCGCAGGAACAGACAAAAGGCTAACACTAGATAAGATAGACAAGTCGCTTCGTTCTAGGTCTAAGGAACTTGAATTAGAAATAAAAATATTACAATATTATAATGAATCCAAAATTGTAAAGATTATTAGCCAAAATAGAAACTCCGTCAATGGTATTTTAATCAATCCTACATCGCTATCCCTCACGTGCTATTCAATAAGGGAAATTATTTCGATTACAAAAATCCCAACCGTTGAAGTAATTTTGAAAGAGTTCCCTTTCTCTAACGAATACTATAAAAAATCTGTTCTAAAAGAAGTTGTATCGGACAGAATTTACGACTCTGGAATATATGCTTATATAAAAGGGTTAAATTCAATTTATAAAATTATTATTTCAAAAAAATAG